A part of Streptomyces sp. NBC_01497 genomic DNA contains:
- a CDS encoding SitI3 family protein: MAISYDFEIAATLPARQVAEILDHAAREAGLLDVPVSAQEWMEKGVTTHRGTFVQVFEEHPQPWHPVITDLGFTPTVSVSFRLDKFTDVRAQQDDMIRAVDALLAAIPGDALLEYQSEVIWLLRRTGVLDLSEDDELWPQDRLALVRRPYRRATHTFSED; this comes from the coding sequence GTGGCAATCTCCTACGACTTCGAGATCGCGGCGACGCTGCCGGCGCGCCAGGTCGCCGAAATCCTCGACCACGCCGCCCGGGAAGCCGGTCTCCTCGACGTGCCCGTCTCAGCGCAGGAATGGATGGAGAAGGGCGTCACGACGCATCGTGGCACCTTTGTCCAGGTGTTCGAGGAACACCCGCAACCGTGGCACCCCGTCATCACCGATCTCGGATTCACCCCGACCGTGTCGGTGTCGTTCCGCCTCGACAAGTTCACGGACGTACGGGCCCAGCAGGACGACATGATCCGGGCCGTGGACGCGCTCCTCGCCGCGATCCCGGGCGACGCGCTGCTGGAGTACCAGTCGGAGGTCATCTGGCTGCTGCGCCGTACCGGTGTTCTGGATCTGAGCGAGGACGACGAGCTGTGGCCCCAGGACCGGCTGGCCCTGGTGCGCCGGCCGTATCGCCGGGCGACGCACACCTTCAGCGAGGACTGA
- the argS gene encoding arginine--tRNA ligase: protein MAPVPSLASTVDQRIASALSAALPEAGAADVLLRRSDRADFQANGILALAKKLKGNPRELATRVVGELTAPGVIADVEVSGPGFLNITVADRAIIETLAARLADERLGVPLAEHAGTTVIDYAQPNVAKEMHVGHLRSAVIGAAMVEILEFMGEKVIRRHHIGDWGTQFGMLIQYLIEHPHELDRGATAPGPEAVEAAPSDEAGEAAMSNLNRLYKASRAVFDSDEEFKARARDRVVALQAGDAETTALWQRFVDESKVYFYSVFGKLDLEIHDADIVGESGYNDMLAETCRILEETGVAVRSEGALCVFFDDVKGPDGNQVPLIVQKSNGGFGYAATDLSAIRDRVRNLGADTLLYVVDTRQSLHFKMVFETARRAGWLGDEVEAVQLAFGTVLGKDGKPFKTREGETVRLVDLLDEAVDRATAVVREKAEKAGLGEPEIEENGRYVGIGAVKYADLSTSAVRDYKFDLDQMVSLSGDTSVYLQYAYARIRSILRRADGTASPAPHPELTLAPAERALGLHVDRFGETLAEVAEGYEPHKLASYLYQLASLFTTFYDQCPVLKAESPEQVENRLLLCAVTARTLEQGLSLLGIKAPERL from the coding sequence ATGGCCCCGGTTCCTTCCCTCGCCTCGACCGTCGACCAGCGCATCGCCTCCGCCCTCTCGGCCGCCCTGCCGGAAGCCGGTGCGGCCGATGTCCTGCTGCGACGCAGCGACCGGGCGGACTTCCAGGCCAACGGCATCCTGGCGCTCGCCAAGAAGCTCAAGGGCAACCCCAGGGAGCTGGCGACGCGGGTCGTCGGCGAGCTCACCGCGCCCGGCGTGATCGCGGACGTCGAGGTCTCGGGACCCGGCTTCCTCAACATCACCGTCGCGGACCGGGCGATCATCGAGACCCTCGCGGCCCGCCTCGCGGACGAGCGGCTCGGCGTGCCGCTCGCGGAGCACGCCGGGACGACGGTGATCGACTACGCCCAGCCGAACGTGGCCAAGGAGATGCACGTCGGCCACCTGCGGTCCGCCGTCATCGGCGCGGCCATGGTGGAGATCCTGGAGTTCATGGGCGAGAAGGTGATCAGGCGCCACCACATCGGCGACTGGGGCACCCAGTTCGGCATGCTCATCCAGTACCTGATCGAGCACCCGCACGAGCTGGACCGGGGCGCAACGGCTCCCGGCCCCGAAGCCGTGGAGGCCGCCCCCTCGGACGAGGCAGGCGAGGCCGCCATGTCCAACCTGAACCGCCTCTACAAGGCCTCGCGGGCCGTGTTCGACTCCGATGAGGAGTTCAAGGCGCGGGCCCGGGACCGGGTGGTGGCGCTCCAGGCGGGCGACGCGGAGACGACGGCGCTGTGGCAGCGGTTCGTGGACGAGTCGAAGGTCTACTTCTACTCCGTCTTCGGCAAGCTCGACCTGGAGATCCACGACGCCGACATCGTCGGCGAGTCCGGATACAACGACATGCTGGCGGAGACCTGCCGGATCCTGGAGGAGACCGGCGTCGCCGTGCGCTCCGAGGGCGCGCTGTGCGTGTTCTTCGACGACGTGAAGGGCCCGGACGGCAACCAGGTCCCGCTGATCGTCCAGAAGTCCAACGGCGGCTTCGGGTACGCGGCGACCGACCTGTCCGCGATCCGCGACCGGGTGCGCAACCTCGGCGCCGACACCCTGCTGTACGTCGTGGACACCCGGCAGTCCCTGCACTTCAAGATGGTCTTCGAGACCGCGCGCCGGGCCGGCTGGCTCGGCGACGAGGTCGAGGCCGTCCAGCTCGCCTTCGGCACGGTCCTCGGCAAGGACGGCAAGCCGTTCAAGACCCGTGAGGGCGAGACGGTACGGCTGGTGGACCTGCTGGACGAGGCGGTCGACCGGGCCACGGCCGTCGTCCGCGAGAAGGCCGAGAAGGCCGGACTGGGCGAGCCGGAGATCGAGGAGAACGGCCGGTACGTCGGCATCGGCGCGGTCAAGTACGCCGACCTGTCGACGTCCGCCGTCCGGGACTACAAGTTCGACCTCGACCAGATGGTCTCGCTCAGCGGCGACACGTCCGTGTACCTCCAGTACGCGTACGCGCGCATCCGGTCCATCCTGCGCAGGGCCGACGGCACCGCCTCCCCCGCGCCGCACCCCGAGCTGACGCTCGCCCCGGCGGAGCGCGCGCTCGGCCTGCACGTGGACCGCTTCGGCGAGACGCTCGCGGAGGTCGCGGAGGGGTACGAGCCGCACAAGCTGGCCTCGTACCTCTACCAGCTGGCGTCCCTGTTCACGACGTTCTACGACCAGTGCCCGGTGCTGAAGGCCGAAAGCCCCGAGCAGGTCGAGAACCGGCTGCTGCTGTGCGCGGTCACGGCCCGCACGCTGGAGCAGGGCCTGTCCCTGCTGGGCATCAAGGCGCCCGAGCGGCTCTGA